A genome region from Desulfovibrio sp. TomC includes the following:
- a CDS encoding PAS domain-containing hybrid sensor histidine kinase/response regulator, with protein MDVISWAAGAAFSILLVTAGVFAVRASLGRRAGRPRHDDPFLTRVVDTMSDPFFVKDPERRFFLVNDAFCALAGRARHDILGCTAETVFPEAKDASSIRNDAMVLACGLEDIAEETAYDVDGVRGTFMTRKSLHIDDDGNRYVVGVIRDITTRKRAERRLAESEARYRRIVETANEGIWAVDATWRTTYVNAVMGTMLGLAPEDMLGRPVSDFLFAEDEDQHRAMVRRETTPPGGGLYERRLRRADGQELWTLIAVSSEYDAVGGFIGGFGMFTNITERKLAEESLRLSEARLAAAKEAADAANKAKSEFLANMSHEIRTPLNGLLGMLQILEDTPLDGEQRDCVATALDCGRRLTRLLTDILDLSRVESGKLELTIEPFALDEVINATRAVFKTALRNQDIRLDSAISPSVPSRLLGDEGRIRQILLNLVGNAIKFTRSGSITLEAGVSPGANPDTVCLILSVSDTGIGIPGDKIGALFTPFTQVDASNTRIHQGAGLGLSIVDRLARLMGGEVRIESEPGVGTHVICTLLLGRAAPEESLPPAEAVAPSLPPLRVLLVEDERVNRLAVGGLLRRHGHTVLEASSGQSALEIFEREPVDAVLLDIQMPGMSGLDTLSILRDQSIHGPKAAVPILVVTAHAMAGDRERFLAAGANAYLAKPVEDAALQAALAQAMRRKNGNAAGTEG; from the coding sequence GTGGACGTGATCTCGTGGGCTGCCGGAGCCGCCTTTTCGATTCTGCTCGTCACGGCCGGCGTCTTCGCCGTCCGTGCCTCTCTTGGCCGCCGAGCCGGCCGCCCCCGCCACGACGATCCCTTTCTGACCCGGGTGGTCGACACCATGTCCGACCCGTTTTTCGTCAAAGACCCCGAACGCCGCTTCTTTCTGGTCAACGACGCCTTCTGCGCCCTGGCCGGCCGGGCCCGGCACGATATCCTCGGTTGCACGGCCGAAACCGTATTCCCCGAGGCCAAAGACGCCTCCTCCATCAGAAACGACGCCATGGTCCTGGCCTGCGGCCTGGAGGACATTGCCGAGGAAACGGCCTACGACGTCGACGGCGTCCGGGGCACGTTTATGACCAGAAAAAGCCTGCATATCGACGACGACGGCAACCGCTACGTGGTCGGCGTCATCCGCGACATCACCACCCGCAAACGGGCCGAACGCCGTCTGGCCGAGAGCGAGGCCCGCTACCGCCGCATCGTGGAAACGGCCAATGAAGGCATTTGGGCCGTGGACGCAACGTGGCGCACCACCTACGTCAACGCCGTCATGGGAACCATGCTCGGCCTGGCCCCGGAAGACATGCTCGGCCGGCCGGTATCGGATTTTCTGTTTGCCGAGGACGAAGACCAGCACCGGGCCATGGTCCGCCGCGAAACCACGCCCCCGGGCGGCGGGCTCTACGAACGGCGGTTGCGGCGGGCCGATGGCCAGGAATTGTGGACGCTTATTGCCGTGAGCAGCGAATACGACGCGGTCGGCGGATTTATCGGCGGGTTTGGCATGTTCACCAACATCACCGAACGCAAGCTGGCCGAAGAGTCCCTGCGCCTGTCCGAAGCCCGGCTGGCTGCGGCCAAAGAAGCGGCTGACGCCGCCAATAAGGCCAAAAGCGAATTCCTGGCCAACATGAGCCACGAAATCCGCACGCCCTTAAACGGCCTGCTCGGGATGCTCCAGATCCTGGAAGACACCCCCCTGGACGGGGAGCAACGCGACTGTGTGGCCACAGCCCTGGACTGCGGCCGCCGCCTGACCCGTCTTTTGACCGACATCCTCGATCTCTCCCGGGTCGAATCCGGCAAGCTCGAACTGACCATCGAGCCATTTGCCCTGGATGAGGTGATAAACGCCACCCGGGCCGTGTTCAAAACCGCCCTACGCAACCAGGATATTCGCCTGGATAGCGCCATCAGCCCGTCTGTGCCCTCCCGGCTGCTGGGCGACGAAGGGCGCATCCGCCAGATCCTGCTCAATCTCGTGGGCAACGCCATCAAATTCACCCGCAGCGGCAGCATCACCCTCGAAGCCGGGGTCTCCCCCGGAGCCAACCCCGACACGGTGTGCCTGATCCTGTCGGTCAGCGACACCGGCATCGGCATCCCCGGCGACAAGATTGGGGCTCTCTTCACGCCGTTTACCCAGGTGGACGCCTCCAACACCCGCATTCACCAGGGGGCCGGGCTGGGATTGTCCATCGTCGACCGTCTGGCCCGGCTCATGGGCGGCGAGGTGCGCATCGAAAGCGAACCCGGGGTCGGCACCCACGTCATTTGCACCCTGCTCCTTGGTCGCGCCGCGCCGGAGGAATCCCTGCCTCCTGCCGAGGCTGTCGCACCCAGTCTGCCGCCGTTGCGCGTCCTGTTGGTCGAAGACGAGCGCGTCAACCGCCTGGCCGTTGGGGGGCTGTTGCGACGCCATGGGCACACCGTGCTGGAAGCGTCCTCGGGCCAGTCAGCCCTGGAAATTTTCGAACGCGAACCTGTGGACGCGGTGCTGCTGGACATCCAGATGCCCGGCATGAGCGGCCTGGACACCCTGTCCATTCTGCGTGACCAAAGCATCCACGGCCCCAAGGCCGCTGTGCCGATCCTCGTCGTCACGGCCCATGCCATGGCCGGCGACCGCGAACGTTTCCTGGCCGCCGGCGCTAACGCCTATCTGGCCAAACCCGTGGAGGATGCAGCCCTGCAGGCCGCCCTGGCCCAGGCCATGCGACGAAAAAACGGAAACGCGGCAGGGACCGAGGGCTAG
- a CDS encoding ferredoxin-thioredoxin reductase catalytic domain-containing protein, with protein sequence MDAQELYDKLAPIQAAKGSFFNPDKAMVLDLMAGLLVNKQRYGYMACPCRLGSGTFELDRDVVCPCVYRDADVAEYGACFCGLYVSAAVRDGEIPLPTVPERRPVEKTLAALG encoded by the coding sequence ATGGACGCCCAGGAACTCTACGACAAGCTCGCGCCGATCCAGGCCGCCAAGGGCTCGTTTTTTAATCCCGACAAGGCCATGGTTCTGGATCTCATGGCCGGTCTGCTGGTCAACAAGCAACGCTACGGGTATATGGCCTGCCCCTGCCGGCTGGGCTCCGGAACATTCGAGCTGGACCGCGACGTCGTGTGCCCCTGTGTCTACCGCGACGCCGATGTGGCCGAGTACGGGGCCTGCTTTTGCGGACTCTACGTCTCGGCGGCCGTGCGCGACGGCGAGATCCCCCTGCCCACGGTGCCGGAACGCCGCCCTGTGGAAAAAACCCTGGCCGCCCTGGGCTGA
- a CDS encoding glutaredoxin family protein: MTAEIKVYALTTCVHCKHAKEFLDEKHIPYDCVHVDYLTGEERAAVMEVVRKLNPALSFPTIVIGNKVIVGFRRDELETALGACEK; encoded by the coding sequence ATGACTGCGGAAATCAAGGTCTACGCCCTGACCACCTGCGTGCACTGCAAGCACGCCAAGGAATTTCTCGATGAAAAGCATATTCCCTATGACTGCGTCCATGTGGATTATCTGACGGGCGAAGAACGCGCCGCCGTCATGGAAGTCGTTCGCAAGCTCAACCCGGCCCTGTCCTTTCCCACCATCGTCATTGGCAACAAGGTCATCGTGGGTTTTCGCCGGGATGAACTCGAAACCGCCCTCGGGGCCTGCGAGAAATAA
- a CDS encoding amino acid ABC transporter permease produces the protein MVRLAVRLTILAVFCGLLWLVLSRLKYHWDWSAVWAYRELFVRGMGMTIVVSLGAIALGLGLGLASGLAAVSGNVVLSELSTLYVGAFRGTPLLVQILIFYFCVGVVVQVDSPYLIGTATLGFFSGAYISEMVRAGVESVERGQWETALSSGMNHRQTLLYVILPQAARRIVPPVTGQFVSCIKDSSLLSVISLRELTKAAEVVNATTYRTFETYLPLAVLYLLLTWPLSHLTRRLEKGIRNGTHYTPR, from the coding sequence ATGGTTCGGCTTGCGGTCAGGCTGACCATTTTGGCCGTGTTTTGCGGCCTGCTGTGGCTGGTGCTGTCGCGGCTCAAGTACCATTGGGACTGGTCGGCGGTCTGGGCCTACCGGGAGCTGTTCGTCCGGGGCATGGGCATGACCATCGTCGTCTCGCTCGGGGCCATTGCCCTGGGACTGGGGCTGGGGCTGGCCTCGGGACTGGCGGCGGTCTCGGGCAATGTGGTCCTAAGCGAACTCTCGACCCTCTATGTCGGGGCCTTTCGAGGCACGCCCCTGCTCGTGCAGATCCTCATTTTCTATTTCTGCGTGGGCGTGGTGGTCCAGGTGGACAGCCCCTATCTCATCGGCACGGCCACCCTGGGCTTTTTTTCCGGAGCCTACATCTCGGAGATGGTCCGGGCCGGGGTGGAATCCGTGGAACGCGGCCAATGGGAGACGGCCCTGTCCTCCGGCATGAACCACCGCCAAACGCTCCTCTACGTCATCCTGCCCCAGGCCGCCCGGCGCATTGTGCCGCCGGTGACAGGCCAATTTGTGTCGTGTATCAAGGATTCCTCCCTGCTCTCGGTCATCAGCCTGCGGGAGCTGACCAAGGCGGCCGAGGTGGTCAACGCCACCACCTACCGGACCTTCGAGACCTATCTGCCCCTGGCCGTGCTGTACCTGCTCTTGACCTGGCCCCTTTCGCACTTGACCCGGCGTCTGGAAAAAGGAATACGAAACGGAACCCACTACACACCACGTTAG